Genomic DNA from Candidatus Kaiserbacteria bacterium:
GCTGCTGCACAAGGAGCAAACATAAGTGACCCAAAAACGCTTGAAGAAATCCGCACACAAGCACTTGAGGTACTTATCAGCAATACTCTCATGACAGCTGCTGCAAAAAAAGAGGGTGTCACTGTATCTGATGCAGATGTACAAAAGCAGTTTGACGATCTCTTGGCACAATTTGGCACACAAGAAGAACTTACAGCAAAAATGGCTGAGGTAGGGCTCACGGAGGAGAAGCTTCGCAAAAACATTAGTGATCGCATTCTTGCAGAACGTTACATAGAGGCAGTAACCGACATTGAAACAGTTGCGGTGACTGAGGAAGAAGTTGCTGAGTTTATAAAAACGATTACCGCAAATGGCACAGAATTGCCACCTCTTGATGAAATTCGCCCACAAATTGAAGCCCAACTCGCCGGGGAAAAACAACAGAAAATCATCACTGAACTCGTGGAAAAACTACGAGCAGATGCCGATGTTGTGATTAAATAAATAGATGGAGAAATCCCCTCCGCGCCTATGGCGCGGAGGGGATTTTCATGCCTTTTTCACATTTGGTAAGAAATGGCTCTACTATGCGTCAACGTGAATAATGTACGAGCGATTTCATACCTACACCAAATCAAAGCCCCGTATGCGCAAAATTGCGGGTTGGACTTTTGTAATATTTGGCTTTCTTGCACTTATTACGCCACTCACTCCCGGGGGACTCCTTTTCTTTGTCGGCCTTGAACTTCTTGGGCTACGCTTTATTGGTGCCGAAAAATTAAAGCGCTTTCTGATGAAAAAAAAGGAACTCCCTGTGCTCGATACAATTACCATCGACACCCCTCCCCACACCATACATTCTTAGAATGCG
This window encodes:
- a CDS encoding SurA N-terminal domain-containing protein, translated to MDNTPETTNAERPTTSEPVKSGTCTVCNASPIQNGICTVCAAEHTPVTSETPASVCGTGFDTPCEPFYKKYATYIALIVATAIILGAGFYMYSGFGARGAVVATVNGTKIYQPELDESINLLSQSAAAQGANISDPKTLEEIRTQALEVLISNTLMTAAAKKEGVTVSDADVQKQFDDLLAQFGTQEELTAKMAEVGLTEEKLRKNISDRILAERYIEAVTDIETVAVTEEEVAEFIKTITANGTELPPLDEIRPQIEAQLAGEKQQKIITELVEKLRADADVVIK